In the Perca flavescens isolate YP-PL-M2 chromosome 10, PFLA_1.0, whole genome shotgun sequence genome, taaatctgatatttactgttaCATTTATACTCTGAAAGGATCTGAAAACCTATTTTCTTGATCAGCGTCTTACCATGAGCGATGGTGTCCTACATTAACACAAGAGTTTCTGCTGAAGTTACAACAATTTCAAATCTTAATATACCACTTTTCTACAGTTGTTGGACATTGTTTTACGTGTAATATATGAATTGAAacagtaaaaatgttgtttttttggtatATTCTGGTTCTACAAACATTGGTATAAAATTCACACAGAAAGGTGCTGGGTTATCTGTTGAACTCAATTAAGGGATCACCATGTTTTAATGATGACATAAAGTCAGCTTCTCACCGAAATTGCGTTTTCATCATCGCTGCCGGCATCTAACACCTCAAGCTTTTCTCGTCTAGCTTTCTCCTTCTTCAGACGGTTGGCCTGGAGGGTGGCAAAGTAGTTTACTGCTGCAAACTCGATAAGAGCCGACGCCACAAAGGCAAAACACACAGCAATGAACCAGTCCATGGCGGTGGCATAGGCTACTTTGGGCAGTGACTGACGGGCGCTGATGCTCAAGGTGGTCATGGTCAGCACTGTGGTGATGCCTGGAGGAAGACAAGCATttatgacacacacaaagagaagtATTACAATAACAAACATGATTAGTACACATTGATTGGTGGGAAGAGGGGCATACCAGCAACTGTGCGTGCAGGAACAGACTCTTTGTTGATCCAAAAAGAGACTTGTGACAGCACAACAACCATTATAAGAGGAACGTAAGTCTGTATAAGGTAGTAGCCCAGCTTCCTCTTGAGGTGGAAATGGACCACCTGCACAGAGTAGTGACCTGCAAGATAAACAGCATGTGTGAAGAGAGCAACCCCGAGGGACAGAGCAGAGAGGCACAGAACGGTGGCCTTAGCCCGCCCTTGAAACAGAATAGCTGCTGAGAGAAACATAAAGATATATTGCTGCTGTTAGGACGGGAATAGCCCTCGAACTGAAAGACAGAATGTAAGAGAcaagaggaaggaagagaggaaggacTAAAAGGAGGACGGAAGGAGGAGGGAGCACAGCAGACATGGGATAAAGTCAAGAAGAAGGAGCAAATGAGGATGGGGCAGAATGAGAGCATGCAGTATCACTATCCTAACACTGCCCTGCTCTGTctaaacacatgcatgcagacATTCACAGACCAAAAACACgctgctgtacacacacacacacacacacacacacacacacacacacacacacacacacacacacacacacacacacacacacacacacacacacacacacacacacacacacacacacacacagaggttttctctctcgctctgtttTCCAAATGGGTATCCTCTCTACGTTTTGGAGCCTGCCTCATCCTTTTCTCTCTATTTCAGGAATCTGCTAGGTTCACAGCAGGGGACCTTCTTCTGgtgaaaagagaaaacacacacacactactccatccttcctcctctctgtcgGTGCATTCACTGGGCTTTAaaccccattttttttttttttttaaaggcacaCTGTACGCATTAGGCCTGACCACTTAAGCATCTTACACTAGACAGCTGCTCAAGGAAGTCTTTTCTTTTATACCGGCTCTACTGTGGGGGACTAATGGACACTAGTGCAGAGTTTAAAGGGACTCATCTGGGCTCTTACTCTCAGATCCATCAGTTCATGAGATGTTTTTCAAATTAAACTTAAGGTTGCGGGTACAACTGCAAAAGTGTCCTTATAAGAAGAGCAATGTGATAGCTAACGGTAAGCGTTACCTGTGTTTGATTTGAATATTTCACTGGACAAAGTCTGTCCCACCAGGTCATATTGCAGAAGACTCATGGACTCAGCGGGACACTCGACAGAGGCTACTGGTCCCTTCCTCCAAGTGAAAAAGATTTCACTGCTCGTGTAGGCATCTAAAAATGCAAAGGAAATCaggaaaaactttgaaaaactcAAGGGTAGACACATTCATGAATCTGGGCATTATTATTCCTTTTGTTTATGAACACAGCTATTATACTTACAGCTTCCAAACCTGAGAGGACAGGAGTGAGCGTCCATAGGGAAGTCCATCAGTCTCATTGGACACTCTGCGCCAATGGTCAGCCTAACAGCAagagaacacacagacacaagttaTCTCTTCCTATAAACCTAGTGTCCACTAAATATCTCATCAACAAAGCAATAAGTAAGATCACCTCATGGTGTAGAGGACAGTCCCGTTCTGCATGATGCGGAAGAGTTTGTTAGGTGTGGTCGTGTTATGAGAAATTGACTTCCTTGAGTTTCGGAAGAAAGTGTCTGGCGTCCAGATCTTGTCCACCATGCGGTTGTTCAGTCGCAGGATTTCAGTGGGGCCCTCAAATTTGAGCCGCTCATCAACCCACATCTGACGGAAGAACATGTCCATGGTGTACTCCTGATGCATGAACATAACATGTTAGTGGATGTAAAATATACCATTCCCTAAATTCTAGTTTTAAACttaaatattcattcattcattcatcagtCTGCATGAAAGTGGGGAGCCATTTCAACTTGCAGTGGAAGGTGTGGAGAGATGACGAGGCAATGATGGATGCCACTCATCCCAGATAATCATTAATCAATCCATTCAGCCATTCCCTGTGTCTGACATATTGTCATATTGATTTAGAGGCCATCAGTAATGGAGTTATAGAGCAGGTCAAACATATTAAAGCTCATTAGCTGAAGCGCTGTTATCTCCCACAGTCTGCACATACACATCTCCTTACAGCAGTAGTATTTTACCATCTCAACATCTGAAACAGGTCCAAAGCTGGTGACAAAGAAGTCTGTTTTCACCTCCGTAACACCACCTGCAGCAGTAATTATAACAACTGTACAATGCACACAATAATACAAGATGCACAATAATAGACTTGCACAATCTGATTATTGTATCACTAAATATATAAATCTTTATAAACAAGGCTTTAGCGATTTAAAGCCTGAATTACCTCCAGATCCTGGTCGCAGTCTGTTGTCATAACCATCCAAAAGTCGATCCAAAATGAGAGTGATGTTGTCCGAGTAAATCTTCTCAATTCCAAGTACACTACCAAGACTGCAAAGAAATAAAAGGTTAAACTCCAAGGCTGAGGGTACTCTGACCCTTGTTCAAGCAGTGAGGGAATACTTACCTTATCCAGCAGataaaagtaactaaagttaatGACAGGACAGCCATCCTGGGGAGAATTTGTCCCCAAATTTGCAGCTAGAGTCCTTAATGGTGTTGTTAAAGTGACTGGTATGTATGCATAAGGACACAGAGGCACTAAACCAAGAACAGTAATCTAATTAACAGATTAGTAAATCCACTCCA is a window encoding:
- the gabra6a gene encoding gamma-aminobutyric acid receptor subunit alpha-6a; the encoded protein is MAVLSLTLVTFICWISLGSVLGIEKIYSDNITLILDRLLDGYDNRLRPGSGGGVTEVKTDFFVTSFGPVSDVEMEYTMDMFFRQMWVDERLKFEGPTEILRLNNRMVDKIWTPDTFFRNSRKSISHNTTTPNKLFRIMQNGTVLYTMRLTIGAECPMRLMDFPMDAHSCPLRFGSYAYTSSEIFFTWRKGPVASVECPAESMSLLQYDLVGQTLSSEIFKSNTGHYSVQVVHFHLKRKLGYYLIQTYVPLIMVVVLSQVSFWINKESVPARTVAGITTVLTMTTLSISARQSLPKVAYATAMDWFIAVCFAFVASALIEFAAVNYFATLQANRLKKEKARREKLEVLDAGSDDENAISLDGSHQEDLKRRNHSVCRSEPGEALREPIFLHQGSAFPQIPQLAGTSPIDKYARILFPLAFALFNLVYWYIYLAKDTMEIARNAVLKN